One window of Perca fluviatilis chromosome 12, GENO_Pfluv_1.0, whole genome shotgun sequence genomic DNA carries:
- the LOC120570160 gene encoding uncharacterized protein LOC120570160 isoform X4, with translation MSEPRTDQTYTVKDVLCQTLKDLGKKDFNDFKWYLKEVTKIPEADLEAADVLDTVNLMVGCEPQRALETAVTCLESINRRDLAHSLSQSNPEGGNISQTAESGYKGLNSSSSSSSSHLSWPPATVIVLPVVTVLTAGADQMTADTKNKEMEVNTLKTDMMNLQTDLMNPQTNQINLQVEVNNLPTDMKNLQTDQRKQQMDLDKLKDVMSEECFK, from the exons ATGTCTGAACCTCG GACAGATCAGACATACACAGTCAAAGATGTGCTTTGCCAAACACTGAAGGACCTGGGAAAAAAGGATTTCAATGATTTTAAATGGTACCTGAAAGAAGTAACGAAAATCCCTGAAGCAGACCTGGAAGCTGCAGATGTGTTGGACACTGTGAACCTGATGGTGGGGTGCGAGCCCCAGAGGGCGCTGGAGACAGCCGTCACATGTTTAGAGAGCATCAACAGAAGGGACCTGGCACACAGTTTGTCTCAATCCAACCCAGAAG GAGGAAATATCTCACAGACAGCTGAGTCTGGTTACAAAG GACTGAactcttcatcttcatcatcatcatcacatcttTCCTGGCCACCAGCCACAGTGATAGTTCTCCCGGTCGTCACTGTTTTGACCGCTGGTGCTGATCAG ATGACTGCAGACACAAAGAACAAGGAGATGGAAGTAAACACACTGAAGACGGACATGATGAACCTGCAGACGGACCTTATGAATCCACAGACGAACCAAATCAACCTGCAGGTGGAAGTAAACAATCTACCGACAGACATGAAGAACCTGCAGACGGACCAAAGAAAGCAGCAGATGGACCTGGACAAACTGAAAGATGTGATGTCAGAAGAATGTTTTAAAT
- the LOC120570160 gene encoding uncharacterized protein LOC120570160 isoform X1 has translation MSEPRTDQTYTVKDVLCQTLKDLGKKDFNDFKWYLKEVTKIPEADLEAADVLDTVNLMVGCEPQRALETAVTCLESINRRDLAHSLSQSNPEGGNISQTAESGYKGLNSSSSSSSSHLSWPPATVIVLPVVTVLTAGADQMTADTKNKEMEVNTLKTDMMNLQTDLMNPQTNQINLQVEVNNLPTDMKNLQTDQRKQQMDLDKLKDVMSEECFKSYLEGQNTWLLSRGQRVT, from the exons ATGTCTGAACCTCG GACAGATCAGACATACACAGTCAAAGATGTGCTTTGCCAAACACTGAAGGACCTGGGAAAAAAGGATTTCAATGATTTTAAATGGTACCTGAAAGAAGTAACGAAAATCCCTGAAGCAGACCTGGAAGCTGCAGATGTGTTGGACACTGTGAACCTGATGGTGGGGTGCGAGCCCCAGAGGGCGCTGGAGACAGCCGTCACATGTTTAGAGAGCATCAACAGAAGGGACCTGGCACACAGTTTGTCTCAATCCAACCCAGAAG GAGGAAATATCTCACAGACAGCTGAGTCTGGTTACAAAG GACTGAactcttcatcttcatcatcatcatcacatcttTCCTGGCCACCAGCCACAGTGATAGTTCTCCCGGTCGTCACTGTTTTGACCGCTGGTGCTGATCAG ATGACTGCAGACACAAAGAACAAGGAGATGGAAGTAAACACACTGAAGACGGACATGATGAACCTGCAGACGGACCTTATGAATCCACAGACGAACCAAATCAACCTGCAGGTGGAAGTAAACAATCTACCGACAGACATGAAGAACCTGCAGACGGACCAAAGAAAGCAGCAGATGGACCTGGACAAACTGAAAGATGTGATGTCAGAAGAATGTTTTAAAT CTTATCTTGAAGGACAAAACACTTGGTTACTGTCCAGGGGACAGAGAGTAACATAG
- the LOC120570160 gene encoding uncharacterized protein LOC120570160 isoform X2, with product MSEPRTDQTYTVKDVLCQTLKDLGKKDFNDFKWYLKEVTKIPEADLEAADVLDTVNLMVGCEPQRALETAVTCLESINRRDLAHSLSQSNPEGGNISQTAESGYKGLNSSSSSSSSHLSWPPATVIVLPVVTVLTAGADQMTADTKNKEMEVNTLKTDMMNLQTDLMNPQTNQINLQVEVNNLPTDMKNLQTDQRKQQMDLDKLKDVMSEECFKCQDITRST from the exons ATGTCTGAACCTCG GACAGATCAGACATACACAGTCAAAGATGTGCTTTGCCAAACACTGAAGGACCTGGGAAAAAAGGATTTCAATGATTTTAAATGGTACCTGAAAGAAGTAACGAAAATCCCTGAAGCAGACCTGGAAGCTGCAGATGTGTTGGACACTGTGAACCTGATGGTGGGGTGCGAGCCCCAGAGGGCGCTGGAGACAGCCGTCACATGTTTAGAGAGCATCAACAGAAGGGACCTGGCACACAGTTTGTCTCAATCCAACCCAGAAG GAGGAAATATCTCACAGACAGCTGAGTCTGGTTACAAAG GACTGAactcttcatcttcatcatcatcatcacatcttTCCTGGCCACCAGCCACAGTGATAGTTCTCCCGGTCGTCACTGTTTTGACCGCTGGTGCTGATCAG ATGACTGCAGACACAAAGAACAAGGAGATGGAAGTAAACACACTGAAGACGGACATGATGAACCTGCAGACGGACCTTATGAATCCACAGACGAACCAAATCAACCTGCAGGTGGAAGTAAACAATCTACCGACAGACATGAAGAACCTGCAGACGGACCAAAGAAAGCAGCAGATGGACCTGGACAAACTGAAAGATGTGATGTCAGAAGAATGTTTTAAAT GCCAAGATATAACCAGGTCCACCTGA
- the LOC120570160 gene encoding uncharacterized protein LOC120570160 isoform X3: protein MSEPRTDQTYTVKDVLCQTLKDLGKKDFNDFKWYLKEVTKIPEADLEAADVLDTVNLMVGCEPQRALETAVTCLESINRRDLAHSLSQSNPEGGNISQTAESGYKGLNSSSSSSSSHLSWPPATVIVLPVVTVLTAGADQMTADTKNKEMEVNTLKTDMMNLQTDLMNPQTNQINLQVEVNNLPTDMKNLQTDQRKQQMDLDKLKDVMSEECFKC, encoded by the exons ATGTCTGAACCTCG GACAGATCAGACATACACAGTCAAAGATGTGCTTTGCCAAACACTGAAGGACCTGGGAAAAAAGGATTTCAATGATTTTAAATGGTACCTGAAAGAAGTAACGAAAATCCCTGAAGCAGACCTGGAAGCTGCAGATGTGTTGGACACTGTGAACCTGATGGTGGGGTGCGAGCCCCAGAGGGCGCTGGAGACAGCCGTCACATGTTTAGAGAGCATCAACAGAAGGGACCTGGCACACAGTTTGTCTCAATCCAACCCAGAAG GAGGAAATATCTCACAGACAGCTGAGTCTGGTTACAAAG GACTGAactcttcatcttcatcatcatcatcacatcttTCCTGGCCACCAGCCACAGTGATAGTTCTCCCGGTCGTCACTGTTTTGACCGCTGGTGCTGATCAG ATGACTGCAGACACAAAGAACAAGGAGATGGAAGTAAACACACTGAAGACGGACATGATGAACCTGCAGACGGACCTTATGAATCCACAGACGAACCAAATCAACCTGCAGGTGGAAGTAAACAATCTACCGACAGACATGAAGAACCTGCAGACGGACCAAAGAAAGCAGCAGATGGACCTGGACAAACTGAAAGATGTGATGTCAGAAGAATGTTTTAAAT